One window of the Cyanobacteria bacterium FACHB-DQ100 genome contains the following:
- a CDS encoding DevR family CRISPR-associated autoregulator, with product MAQAHQFPVYSIAVNGQLSWQLHALNNEGNEGNQSLTRRYYVIGKNNPEPQYVNGVSGDMLKHIQAKHLHRIAIESSLSLSEGGKRFNPDRVGYDIEAQKDTFFSAQETNLITRTDKVLKLCTMSDLEGFMVTVKGGQTLKRESVIEFGTVVGVPTLVKTQSYFHAKYGEDNPTPYNVQVSSGLYATVLNIEAFRIGYNPHNFSYAINKAESKQRLDALLKSVLYTFLQPNGAKRNTHLPHPDGFSGVITVSTKRCPAPMVSPLQPDFERQIESLAQTLNRLNGEGTIRLYPFDTLAQFADQIATLIEQAQPWESDHAEAGE from the coding sequence ATGGCTCAAGCGCATCAATTTCCGGTTTATTCAATCGCAGTCAATGGTCAACTATCGTGGCAGCTTCATGCATTGAACAATGAGGGTAATGAAGGCAATCAGTCTCTAACCCGCCGTTACTACGTGATCGGCAAGAACAATCCTGAGCCGCAGTATGTCAATGGCGTGTCTGGCGATATGCTGAAGCACATTCAGGCAAAACACTTGCATCGCATTGCGATCGAGAGCAGTTTATCCCTATCAGAAGGCGGCAAACGGTTTAATCCTGATCGCGTGGGCTACGACATTGAAGCTCAGAAAGACACCTTCTTCTCGGCACAAGAGACGAATCTGATCACCCGTACCGACAAAGTTCTCAAGCTCTGCACCATGAGCGATTTAGAAGGGTTTATGGTGACTGTGAAAGGTGGACAAACGCTCAAGCGTGAATCGGTGATTGAGTTCGGAACCGTGGTGGGAGTACCCACCCTAGTTAAAACCCAAAGCTACTTTCACGCAAAGTATGGTGAAGATAATCCCACACCTTACAATGTGCAGGTGAGTTCTGGCTTGTATGCGACGGTGTTAAACATCGAAGCCTTTCGCATCGGCTACAATCCCCATAACTTCAGCTATGCGATCAACAAAGCAGAATCAAAGCAACGATTGGATGCACTGCTGAAGAGCGTGCTGTATACGTTCTTGCAGCCTAATGGAGCCAAGCGTAACACTCATCTTCCTCACCCAGATGGTTTTTCAGGCGTGATCACCGTCAGTACAAAGCGCTGTCCTGCACCGATGGTTAGCCCACTTCAGCCGGATTTTGAGCGGCAGATTGAGAGCCTTGCTCAAACCCTGAATCGATTGAACGGTGAGGGCACGATTCGCCTTTATCCATTTGACACCCTTGCACAATTCGCAGATCAAATTGCCACCTTGATCGAGCAAGCGCAACCCTGGGAGAGTGACCATGCCGAAGCGGGAGAGTAA